Proteins encoded within one genomic window of Deltaproteobacteria bacterium:
- the recD gene encoding exodeoxyribonuclease V subunit alpha: MIRPRPGPLGVLAPGHSAELLEGAALLDLDAGSLWLAWELAALQPGARPEDRELLQRAVAAVLAAQQLGSTWLPLDSEELLTTLALEGEALARLRALLHDPTRSGAVVSGLGDPPRPLLLHEDALTLRRIHRAEAGLGQRLRSRLGPATDSDVPTRLDETGARAALERAVAATPPGAPRLTPEQQEACVAALSSPLTVITGGPGTGKTTIVDTLLRALELERPEALAAVALTAPTGKAADRLHAVLRSGGELRRARLRPAATLHRLLGYWPRQDTFAHHENNPLEASLVICDEASMIDLHLMDRLLRALRPGAHLVLLGDADQLPPVGAGAVLRDLCEASGSRAVVRRLSQSHRQSEGDPAGAAILRAARGLHAGDLPALLGGDDPALPRRDRVDRLAWQGAELLTAATATERQTFLAAWEDRHLVLPEALAETLRRPVQVGESGRVEDPGGELAALLRHHDRARILGVTRVPAGGTGTEAINQHFVRRLATRLGQPLDLFAPGTPVMVTTNDYTHGLFNGDTGLIVRGRAAGGHERPAPMALFSRGEELRAFSLGSLAAHLEPAWAITVHKAQGSEYEEVALLLPSVEVKLLAREILYTGVTRARRAAVIVGESARLEQACVQRAARHTRLPALLT; this comes from the coding sequence ATGATCCGCCCCCGGCCCGGACCCCTGGGGGTGCTCGCCCCCGGCCACTCGGCCGAGCTGCTGGAGGGGGCCGCCCTCCTCGACCTCGACGCGGGCAGCCTCTGGCTGGCCTGGGAGCTGGCCGCCCTGCAGCCCGGGGCGCGGCCCGAGGACCGCGAGCTCCTCCAGCGCGCGGTGGCGGCGGTGCTCGCCGCGCAGCAGCTGGGCAGCACCTGGCTGCCCCTCGACAGCGAGGAGCTCCTCACCACCCTGGCGCTCGAGGGCGAGGCCCTCGCCCGGCTGCGCGCGCTGCTCCACGACCCGACCCGCAGCGGCGCCGTGGTGAGCGGCCTCGGCGATCCCCCCCGGCCCCTGCTCCTCCACGAGGACGCCCTCACCCTGCGCCGCATCCACCGGGCCGAGGCCGGGCTGGGCCAGCGCCTCCGGTCCCGGCTCGGTCCCGCCACGGACTCCGACGTCCCCACCCGCCTGGACGAGACCGGCGCCCGCGCCGCGCTGGAGCGCGCCGTGGCGGCGACCCCGCCGGGCGCCCCGCGGCTCACCCCTGAGCAGCAGGAGGCCTGCGTCGCGGCCCTCTCCTCACCCCTCACCGTGATCACCGGCGGACCCGGGACCGGCAAGACGACCATCGTCGACACCCTCCTCCGCGCCCTGGAGCTCGAGCGCCCCGAGGCCCTCGCGGCCGTGGCCCTCACCGCGCCCACCGGGAAGGCGGCCGACCGCCTCCACGCGGTGCTCCGCAGCGGCGGCGAGTTGCGCCGAGCCCGCCTCCGGCCGGCCGCCACCCTCCATCGCCTGCTGGGCTACTGGCCGCGCCAGGACACCTTCGCGCACCACGAGAACAACCCACTCGAGGCGAGCCTGGTGATCTGTGACGAGGCGTCGATGATCGACCTCCACCTGATGGACCGCCTCCTTCGCGCCCTCCGGCCCGGCGCCCACCTGGTGTTGCTGGGGGACGCCGATCAGCTGCCCCCGGTGGGCGCGGGCGCCGTGCTCCGGGATCTCTGCGAGGCGAGCGGGAGCCGCGCGGTCGTGAGGCGGCTGAGTCAGAGCCACCGCCAGTCCGAGGGCGACCCCGCCGGCGCCGCCATCCTGCGCGCGGCCCGCGGCCTCCACGCCGGAGACCTCCCGGCGCTCCTCGGCGGCGACGACCCCGCCCTGCCCAGACGCGATCGCGTCGACCGCCTCGCGTGGCAGGGCGCCGAGCTGCTGACCGCCGCCACGGCGACCGAGCGGCAGACCTTCCTGGCAGCCTGGGAGGACCGCCACCTCGTCCTCCCCGAGGCCCTCGCCGAGACGCTGCGGAGGCCCGTGCAGGTCGGTGAGTCCGGCCGGGTGGAGGATCCCGGCGGCGAGCTCGCCGCCCTCCTGCGGCACCACGATCGAGCGCGCATCCTGGGCGTGACCCGGGTCCCCGCCGGGGGCACCGGCACCGAGGCCATCAACCAGCACTTCGTCCGCCGCCTCGCCACCCGCCTCGGGCAGCCCCTCGACCTCTTCGCCCCCGGCACCCCGGTGATGGTCACCACCAACGACTACACCCACGGCCTCTTCAACGGCGACACCGGGCTCATCGTGAGGGGGCGGGCGGCCGGCGGCCACGAGCGGCCCGCGCCGATGGCGCTCTTCTCCCGGGGCGAGGAGCTGCGAGCCTTCTCCCTGGGTAGCCTCGCCGCGCACCTCGAGCCTGCCTGGGCGATCACGGTGCACAAGGCCCAGGGCTCCGAGTACGAGGAAGTCGCCCTCCTCCTCCCCTCGGTCGAGGTGAAGCTCCTCGCCCGCGAGATCCTCTACACCGGCGTCACCCGCGCCCGGCGGGCCGCGGTGATCGTGGGTGAGAGCGCCCGCCTCGAGCAGGCCTGCGTCCAGCGGGCCGCCCGCCACACCCGTCTCCCGGCGCTCCTGACCTGA